From one Tetragenococcus osmophilus genomic stretch:
- a CDS encoding fibronectin type III-like domain-contianing protein, translating to MKELKKYQKVEIPAHEKVDVEFVLTEKDLRFYRKDMSYGSEKGDFTVFVGPNSRDVLTENFYLE from the coding sequence ATGAAAGAATTAAAAAAATATCAAAAAGTAGAAATTCCTGCACACGAAAAAGTCGATGTTGAGTTTGTTCTTACGGAAAAAGACTTAAGATTTTATCGAAAAGATATGAGCTATGGTTCAGAAAAAGGAGACTTTACTGTTTTTGTTGGACCTAATAGTCGTGATGTGTTAACTGAAAATTTTTATTTGGAATAA
- a CDS encoding PTS sugar transporter subunit IIB — protein sequence MKETTIMLCCAAGMSTSLLVANMQKAAEKKGDNTQIFACAISEADKNLAEEDIDCVLLGPQVKYVKGDFEQKLEGRDIPLAVIDMQAYGMVDGAKVLQQAYDLMDV from the coding sequence ATGAAGGAAACAACAATTATGTTGTGTTGTGCAGCAGGTATGAGTACAAGTTTATTAGTGGCAAATATGCAAAAAGCGGCAGAAAAAAAAGGTGATAACACACAAATTTTTGCTTGTGCCATTTCAGAAGCTGATAAGAACTTAGCTGAAGAAGATATCGATTGTGTTCTTTTAGGACCGCAAGTTAAGTATGTAAAAGGCGATTTCGAACAAAAACTTGAAGGTCGGGATATCCCATTAGCAGTCATTGATATGCAAGCTTATGGTATGGTGGATGGAGCTAAAGTGTTGCAACAAGCTTATGATTTGATGGATGTTTAA
- a CDS encoding IS1380 family transposase → MSFTLQQNSLTFNKQKAILIANDGGTLTNDAGLVLLSEFLNQIRFDSLLARYVHIPEYRAFAQHEWLDVVKQWLYQLIAGYSRDRDANTLQYDRLFKEALKQERLSSQFMMSTLLHTLTEENVNQLLQVAKKLGDLGMDQQNSQQLVLDLDSTCCPTYGKQEAGEYIYHYGLNGYHPFVAFEGLTGLALDVRHRHGKSYTSTHAEDYLVEMLAHYQQRSSDPTMLVRGDSGFAKPEIYKQCECRGAHYVIKLKNNVRLIHYAQHLVQYTNGTDYTKSEHQYFKMAYQADSWDRSRTVAIKATRKAETLLFSEFQFVVTDFAHLSPQTIFQLYQKRGNMENFIKEMKTGFFADKTDSPSFLANKVRLALSFIAYNIIHLMKQLTFPQEKKTTVIDTIRFQLFHIAGKVTEHARQVQIHLSSTNVYNTLFWEVLTRIQRLNL, encoded by the coding sequence ATGTCTTTCACTTTACAACAAAATTCTCTTACATTCAATAAGCAAAAAGCCATCTTGATCGCCAATGACGGTGGCACCTTAACCAATGACGCGGGGCTCGTCTTACTTTCGGAGTTTCTAAATCAAATTCGTTTTGATTCCCTGTTAGCGCGATACGTTCATATTCCAGAGTATCGTGCCTTCGCCCAACATGAATGGCTGGATGTCGTAAAACAATGGCTATATCAATTGATCGCTGGTTATTCTCGAGACCGAGACGCCAATACCTTACAATATGATCGCCTTTTTAAGGAAGCATTGAAACAAGAACGCCTTAGTTCGCAATTTATGATGTCTACTTTGCTTCATACCTTGACAGAAGAAAATGTTAATCAACTATTACAAGTGGCGAAAAAACTTGGCGATTTAGGCATGGACCAGCAAAACAGCCAACAACTCGTGCTTGATCTGGATTCCACCTGTTGTCCCACTTACGGAAAGCAAGAAGCAGGGGAATATATTTACCACTATGGCCTCAATGGGTATCATCCATTTGTGGCATTTGAAGGTTTAACCGGATTGGCATTAGATGTTCGCCATCGTCATGGCAAATCTTATACCTCCACCCACGCCGAAGATTATCTCGTAGAAATGTTGGCGCATTACCAACAACGTTCGAGTGATCCCACAATGCTTGTACGCGGGGATAGTGGCTTTGCCAAACCGGAAATTTATAAACAATGTGAGTGTCGAGGCGCCCATTATGTGATTAAATTGAAAAATAACGTACGGTTGATTCATTATGCGCAACATCTTGTCCAATATACCAACGGTACGGACTACACAAAGTCCGAACATCAATATTTTAAGATGGCTTATCAAGCAGATTCTTGGGACCGATCTCGAACAGTAGCCATCAAGGCTACTCGAAAAGCCGAAACTTTACTTTTTTCCGAATTTCAATTTGTGGTGACCGATTTCGCTCATCTTTCGCCCCAAACCATTTTTCAGCTCTATCAAAAACGAGGGAATATGGAAAACTTCATTAAAGAAATGAAGACCGGATTTTTCGCTGATAAAACGGACAGTCCTTCCTTTTTAGCGAATAAGGTTCGCTTAGCCCTAAGTTTTATCGCCTATAATATCATCCACTTGATGAAACAGCTGACTTTTCCGCAAGAGAAAAAGACGACGGTGATTGACACGATCCGTTTTCAACTATTTCATATTGCTGGAAAAGTCACAGAACACGCGCGTCAAGTGCAAATTCACTTATCAAGTACGAATGTTTACAACACGCTTTTTTGGGAAGTCCTTACACGAATTCAGCGATTGAATCTCTAG
- a CDS encoding SDR family NAD(P)-dependent oxidoreductase, which translates to MLDLSIITSFFKHTEEIWDKTMEINLKEQFLCCKVIIPQMLEKGTGNIINMSSQPGKVGMKDYQTYCARKFGIIGLTTNIL; encoded by the coding sequence ATGCTGGATTTGTCCATCATTACTTCTTTTTTTAAACATACTGAAGAAATATGGGATAAAACAATGGAAATTAACTTAAAAGAACAATTTTTATGCTGTAAAGTCATTATTCCCCAAATGTTAGAAAAAGGTACTGGAAATATAATAAATATGTCCTCCCAACCTGGGAAGGTAGGCATGAAGGATTATCAAACTTATTGTGCTAGGAAATTTGGGATTATTGGTTTAACTACAAACATTCTCTAA
- a CDS encoding transketolase-like TK C-terminal-containing protein yields the protein MEAIFGWDCYVGIDGDIFGIDRFGESGSGDDVIKYFGFTVDNVVDRYLSMVE from the coding sequence ATGGAAGCAATATTTGGCTGGGATTGTTATGTTGGAATAGATGGCGATATATTTGGTATCGACAGATTTGGCGAAAGCGGATCTGGGGACGATGTTATTAAGTATTTTGGTTTTACGGTTGATAATGTAGTTGATAGATATCTTTCGATGGTGGAGTAG
- a CDS encoding HEPN domain-containing protein: MDENLRVNQQTLDYSKLKLSEQIKITSSFSKNFSNNALIQNKSLMFKYYDSSSINFRLVNKTVDYFHKIYSFFMNCSLALKKLTLFTGPLTADEELQEIQVFYCQRFAFSNRRYLLNHEDIKDSLPTILKSFDNNFAKFEKIIKGHLAKSFKDFFESTDFLQAARNLEMFHRNFFESEPELPENYESKKEELLNTLYESNSEELIEYFEDKINHKDNEVPLNKKLKELIGEIPVELKQELFNPSGGGVSNPINKFSKKITDTRNYYTHGTDISNYKAVIGNWEELYLTYIKMRCLTDILILKKLKVDKKIIINSIENKRGPYQRLFEHNNYLSIE, encoded by the coding sequence TTGGATGAAAATTTACGTGTTAATCAGCAGACACTAGATTATTCCAAACTAAAACTTTCCGAACAAATTAAAATCACCTCGAGTTTTAGTAAAAATTTTTCAAATAATGCTCTAATTCAAAACAAATCTCTTATGTTTAAATATTATGATTCGTCTTCTATAAATTTTCGTTTAGTTAATAAAACAGTAGATTATTTTCACAAGATATATTCTTTTTTCATGAATTGCTCTTTAGCTTTAAAAAAATTAACTTTATTTACTGGTCCTCTTACAGCCGATGAAGAATTGCAAGAGATACAGGTGTTTTATTGTCAACGTTTTGCTTTTAGTAATAGAAGGTACTTGTTAAATCATGAAGATATTAAAGACTCTTTACCGACAATTTTAAAATCCTTTGATAATAATTTTGCGAAATTTGAAAAAATAATCAAGGGGCATCTTGCTAAATCTTTTAAGGATTTTTTTGAAAGTACTGATTTTCTTCAAGCTGCTCGAAACTTAGAAATGTTTCATAGGAACTTTTTTGAAAGCGAACCTGAATTACCTGAAAATTATGAGTCGAAAAAAGAGGAATTATTAAATACTTTATATGAGTCAAATTCTGAAGAATTAATCGAATATTTTGAAGATAAAATTAACCATAAAGATAATGAAGTTCCGTTAAATAAAAAGTTGAAGGAACTAATAGGAGAAATACCCGTAGAATTAAAACAGGAACTTTTTAATCCTTCAGGTGGTGGAGTTTCTAACCCGATAAATAAATTCAGTAAAAAAATAACGGATACTAGAAATTATTACACACATGGTACTGATATAAGTAATTACAAGGCGGTTATTGGTAACTGGGAAGAATTATACCTTACTTATATTAAAATGAGATGCTTAACTGATATCCTAATTCTTAAAAAATTAAAAGTTGACAAAAAAATAATAATAAATTCTATAGAAAACAAAAGAGGACCTTACCAACGTTTATTTGAGCATAATAATTATTTAAGTATTGAATAA
- a CDS encoding 6-phospho-beta-glucosidase, giving the protein MKKIVDKRAFPKDFLWGGAVAAHQLEGGYDEGGKGLSIVDFFTLGSREQPRKITSTIEKEQHYPNHEGINFYHRYPEDVKLFAEMGFKCFRTSIAWSRIFPNGDEEVPNEEGLQFYDDLFDECLKYGIEPVVTLTHFEMPIHLVREYGGWRNRQLIDFFTRFAKVCFELYHQKVHYWMTFNEINNQTKFEDEGVLYTNSGLIPEKDENREQLMYQAAHYELVASSQAVQIAHQIDPKLQVGSMIAMCPIYPLTSKPNDILFAQRAMQTRYWFSDVQVQGFYPEWLLDYFSKQKFDLDITEADLQELLAGTVDYIGLSYYMSFTVEYTDHLNYNEAHDLVSNPYVVETDWGWQIDPVGLRYSLNWLNDRYHLPLFIVENGLGAVDQKTKDNKIHDDYRIKYLKEHILQMKKAVLDDGVDLIGYTPWGCIDLVSAGTGQMSKRYGFIYVDQDDYGNGSKERLRKDSFDWYAHVIETNGAEL; this is encoded by the coding sequence ATGAAAAAAATAGTAGATAAACGAGCTTTTCCCAAAGATTTTTTATGGGGCGGCGCAGTTGCCGCCCATCAGCTAGAAGGTGGATACGACGAAGGAGGCAAAGGGCTAAGTATTGTTGACTTTTTTACTTTAGGTAGTCGCGAACAGCCTCGTAAAATCACATCGACGATTGAAAAAGAACAACATTACCCCAATCATGAAGGGATCAATTTTTATCATCGCTATCCTGAAGATGTTAAATTATTCGCTGAGATGGGATTTAAATGCTTTCGTACATCGATTGCTTGGAGCCGCATTTTTCCTAACGGAGATGAAGAAGTACCCAATGAAGAAGGATTACAATTTTATGATGACTTATTTGATGAATGTTTAAAATATGGGATTGAACCCGTCGTTACTTTAACGCATTTTGAAATGCCGATCCATTTAGTAAGAGAATATGGAGGTTGGCGTAATCGACAATTAATTGACTTTTTTACCCGATTTGCCAAAGTTTGTTTTGAACTCTACCATCAAAAAGTTCATTATTGGATGACATTTAATGAAATTAATAATCAAACAAAATTTGAAGACGAAGGCGTGTTGTATACCAACTCTGGTTTAATCCCAGAAAAGGATGAGAACCGGGAGCAGTTGATGTATCAAGCAGCGCACTATGAATTAGTGGCAAGTAGCCAAGCGGTGCAAATTGCCCACCAAATCGATCCAAAGCTTCAAGTAGGTAGTATGATCGCTATGTGTCCGATCTATCCCTTGACTTCAAAGCCTAACGATATACTCTTTGCACAACGGGCGATGCAAACTCGTTATTGGTTTTCAGATGTTCAAGTACAAGGCTTTTATCCTGAATGGCTTTTGGACTATTTTTCAAAACAGAAATTTGATTTGGATATCACAGAAGCAGATTTACAAGAGTTACTAGCTGGAACAGTTGATTATATAGGTCTTAGTTATTACATGTCTTTTACAGTCGAATATACAGATCATCTTAACTATAATGAAGCTCATGATTTAGTTTCTAATCCTTATGTTGTTGAAACAGATTGGGGCTGGCAAATCGACCCAGTGGGTTTGCGCTATTCTTTAAATTGGCTCAATGACCGCTATCATTTACCTTTATTTATTGTGGAAAATGGTTTGGGTGCTGTTGATCAAAAAACAAAAGATAATAAGATCCATGACGATTACCGTATAAAATATTTAAAAGAACATATCTTGCAAATGAAAAAAGCCGTTCTTGATGATGGAGTTGATCTTATTGGTTACACGCCGTGGGGTTGTATCGATTTAGTTTCAGCAGGTACCGGACAAATGAGTAAACGTTATGGTTTTATCTATGTAGATCAAGATGATTATGGTAATGGTAGCAAGGAACGTTTGCGTAAAGACTCCTTTGATTGGTATGCTCATGTGATTGAGACCAACGGAGCTGAATTATAA
- a CDS encoding oligosaccharide flippase family protein, whose translation MKNIAKNFFYQTIFQLAKIIMPIVTIPIVSNALGPDGVGLYNYTHSIAQYFVLFSGLGITLYGNRAIALVWAKKGNVSRTFWEIFIFKAFATILFLFIYFSIVFLFLDNKIFYAVQSLTIFAVLFDVSWFFMGIEDFKKTSMSNLTVQVITFFLIVTFINDKNDTLLYTLVQASGMLLSQAFVWPFLKKYIIFERVSLKRSLLRFKGSVMYFIPQVAIMLYTNLNKTLVGAIVGSAAVGYYTNSLQLNDVFTTIITTLDVVLLPYMSGLFAKDNTRRIIQMMDTTIHLQLFFSIPIMFGMLTVFDKLVPWFFGDQFLFIISVIPWLAVLIVIKPLGMSVSRQYLMPIGKIGEYNKSVIIGAIINIIANLILLPTIGFWGVVISTIIAEFFVTFVRTRSFVKATEFNFDLRKIGSYFVSGLIMCVVTRFLTTNMSASALTNIVQVLIAMTIYFGLTILLKVNPLFFYIKNKSK comes from the coding sequence GCCGATTGTTACAATCCCAATTGTTTCCAATGCTCTAGGGCCAGATGGCGTCGGCTTATATAACTATACTCATTCCATTGCACAATACTTTGTTTTATTTTCTGGGCTGGGTATTACTCTTTATGGTAATCGAGCAATTGCTTTAGTTTGGGCAAAAAAAGGAAACGTATCACGAACATTTTGGGAAATTTTCATTTTTAAGGCGTTTGCTACAATATTATTTCTATTTATTTATTTTTCAATTGTTTTTTTATTTCTGGATAATAAAATTTTTTATGCAGTTCAATCGTTAACTATTTTTGCTGTACTTTTTGATGTTTCTTGGTTTTTTATGGGAATCGAAGATTTTAAAAAAACAAGTATGAGTAACTTAACGGTACAAGTTATAACTTTTTTCCTTATTGTTACTTTTATAAATGATAAAAATGACACGTTATTATATACACTAGTACAAGCTTCTGGCATGTTATTATCTCAAGCTTTTGTATGGCCATTTTTAAAAAAATATATAATATTTGAGAGAGTTTCTTTGAAAAGGAGTCTTTTACGGTTTAAGGGATCAGTTATGTACTTTATTCCTCAAGTTGCCATTATGTTGTATACCAACTTAAATAAAACATTAGTAGGAGCAATTGTAGGTAGTGCTGCTGTAGGTTATTATACAAATTCATTACAGTTAAATGATGTGTTTACTACTATTATTACTACATTAGATGTTGTGTTGTTGCCTTATATGAGTGGTCTCTTCGCAAAAGATAATACTCGTCGTATCATTCAAATGATGGACACAACAATTCACCTGCAATTGTTTTTTTCAATCCCAATTATGTTTGGTATGTTAACAGTTTTTGATAAGTTAGTACCCTGGTTTTTCGGTGATCAGTTTTTATTCATTATTAGTGTTATCCCTTGGCTAGCCGTATTGATCGTTATTAAGCCATTAGGCATGTCTGTATCGCGACAATACTTAATGCCAATAGGTAAAATAGGCGAATATAATAAATCAGTAATAATTGGTGCGATTATTAATATTATTGCTAACTTGATTTTATTACCTACAATTGGCTTCTGGGGAGTTGTTATTTCAACGATCATCGCGGAATTTTTTGTTACCTTTGTTCGAACAAGATCGTTTGTTAAAGCGACTGAATTTAATTTTGATTTACGAAAAATAGGTAGTTACTTTGTGTCAGGGTTAATTATGTGCGTTGTTACTCGTTTTCTGACAACAAATATGTCGGCTTCAGCTTTGACAAATATTGTGCAAGTATTAATTGCTATGACGATTTATTTTGGACTTACAATACTTTTAAAAGTTAATCCGTTGTTTTTTTACATAAAGAATAAAAGTAAGTGA
- a CDS encoding O-antigen ligase family protein, translating into MEIMNGKATLGDKKISIAIMSSFVVLTSQYLVLIYFNLMETTAGSMIQLFSKLIVGFFYVVALPTVLKRNKMFFFITYFIGIVIYATNYFVFTENWIHLNDTLFPFFFTSLPTFIYIYSLEDKNILMNIMRKTSVVVFFICLFVAILIFLENNTVGEYSMSLSYYTLLPLIFFLNDLFNKFNIVKLFFVVVSTVVILALGSRGAILCVLIFIILKLLFQLKKLTYTKFFIYSVLAIIIIFSVFFIDDILQLSYEFLSNNFGIKSRTLRLFQEESLHLSQRDVIYKNVLHEIAKHPIIGLGVAGDRNYAGAVYVHNILLEIIAHFGVLIGCLLLFTLLFMIIFALKTQDLTRRDLIIIWLCLGLVPLFVSSSYLIELNFWVLLGLVVQNIKFRKY; encoded by the coding sequence ATGGAAATTATGAACGGGAAAGCTACACTTGGAGATAAAAAAATAAGTATCGCGATAATGTCTTCTTTTGTTGTGCTTACTTCTCAATATTTAGTATTAATATATTTTAATTTAATGGAAACAACTGCTGGTAGTATGATTCAATTATTTTCCAAGCTAATAGTAGGCTTTTTTTATGTAGTAGCTCTACCTACTGTTTTGAAAAGGAATAAGATGTTCTTTTTTATAACTTACTTTATTGGAATTGTTATATACGCTACTAACTATTTTGTTTTTACAGAAAATTGGATTCATTTAAACGATACTCTTTTTCCTTTCTTTTTCACTAGCTTACCAACTTTTATATATATTTATAGTTTAGAAGATAAGAACATACTTATGAATATAATGAGAAAAACTAGTGTGGTTGTTTTTTTTATTTGTCTTTTTGTAGCTATTTTAATTTTTTTAGAAAATAATACTGTAGGCGAGTATAGCATGAGTCTTTCGTATTATACACTATTGCCATTGATATTTTTTTTAAATGATCTATTTAATAAATTTAATATAGTAAAACTTTTTTTTGTAGTTGTTTCCACAGTAGTAATATTAGCACTCGGCTCTAGGGGTGCTATATTGTGTGTCCTTATATTTATAATATTAAAACTTTTGTTTCAATTAAAAAAACTAACTTACACAAAGTTTTTTATATACTCAGTTTTAGCAATCATAATTATTTTCAGTGTCTTTTTTATAGATGATATTTTACAACTTAGTTACGAATTTCTTTCGAATAATTTTGGAATAAAGAGTAGAACTTTACGGTTATTTCAGGAAGAAAGTCTACACTTAAGTCAACGTGATGTTATATATAAAAATGTCCTACATGAGATTGCTAAACATCCCATCATAGGACTTGGGGTTGCTGGAGATAGGAACTATGCTGGGGCAGTGTATGTTCATAATATTTTGTTAGAAATCATTGCTCATTTTGGAGTGTTGATAGGTTGTTTATTGCTTTTCACATTGTTATTTATGATAATATTTGCTTTGAAAACACAGGATCTAACAAGAAGGGATTTAATAATTATTTGGCTTTGTTTAGGTCTTGTACCGTTATTTGTAAGTAGTTCTTATCTTATTGAACTTAATTTTTGGGTTTTACTAGGTTTAGTAGTTCAGAACATTAAGTTTAGAAAATATTGA